In Channa argus isolate prfri chromosome 23, Channa argus male v1.0, whole genome shotgun sequence, the following are encoded in one genomic region:
- the LOC137108496 gene encoding sodium/myo-inositol cotransporter-like, whose product MAAMEVADIIVVAVYFILVLGIGFLVMWKSNRNTVSGYFLAGRSMNWAAVGASLFVSNIGSEHFIGLAGSGAASGISVAAWEFNALLLLQLLGWIFIPVYIQCGVYTMPEYLSKRYGGRRLKVYYATLSLILYIFTKLSVDLYSGALFIHESLGWNLYLSIIVLITMTAVLTVTGGLVAVIYTDTLQALLMIAGALCLTVFSLIKVGGLEEVKTKYMQASPNITAILLSYPNLRFNESCHHHLNPKPDALKILRGPTDPDMPWPGFLLGQTPASIWYWCADQVIVQRVLAAKNIAHAKGSTIMAGFLKILPMFIIVIPGMISRILFADELMCISPEHCMEVCNSPAGCSNVAYPRLVMSVLPVGLRGLMMAVMIAALMSDLDSIFNSASTIFTLDIYKMLRKQVSSKELVMVGRLFVVFMVIISIAWVPVIITMQGGQMFYYIQEVSDYLTPPIAALFLLGVLWNRCNETGAFWGGMVGFVLGALRLILAFVYHKPHCNQPDERPSFIKDVHFMYVATILFWVSALVTVVVSLCTPPPKKEQIGTTTLWGLNKRRRLKVQEKQKAGAATLQLLKLKGTSVVDEEKSQHHPNKLNGIEASHEIARLSQSHMVIANVIESNHSIQNGCHTLISEPKTVEEGEGKGVRDEEKKDGCFGGGGVKRVLDCLCGFQEKLTEAPVVAVQEQEKTLDELLYEPPRTRIILNTGLVVICSIGIFLFIYFSL is encoded by the exons ATGGCCGCCATGGAAGTGGCAGATATCATCGTTGTAGCTGTTTATTTCATCCTGGTGTTAGGGATTGGCTTCCTCGTCATGTGGAAATCCAATCGGAACACGGTGAGCGGCTACTTCCTCGCCGGTCGCTCCATGAACTGGGCGGCTGTGGGGGCCTCTTTGTTTGTAAGCAACATAGGGAGTGAGCATTTTATCGGTCTAGCTGGATCCGGTGCTGCTAGCGGGATCAGTGTGGCTGCATGGGAATTCAATGCTCTATTACTGCTCCAGCTGTTGGGCTGGATCTTTATCCCTGTGTATATTCAGTGTGGAGTCTACACCATGCCGGAGTATTTGTCCAAACGGTATGGAGGGAGGCGGCTAAAGGTATATTACGCCACATTATCTCTCATCCTCTACATCTTCACCAAGTTGTCAGTGGACCTCTATTCCGGAGCCTTGTTCATCCACGAATCTTTAGGCTGGAACCTCTATCTGTCAATCATTGTCCTCATCACCATGACTGCTGTGCTGACAGTCACCGGAGGCCTGGTTGCTGTCATCTACACTGATACACTTCAGGCATTGCTCATGATTGCTGGAGCACTATGCCTTACAGTTTTCAGTCTCATCAAGGTGGGAGGACTTGAAG AGGTGAAGACCAAGTACATGCAGGCAAGTCCAAATATCACTGCCATCTTGTTGTCTTATCCGAACCTGAGGTTTAATGAATCCTGCCACCACCACCTCAACCCGAAGCCAGATGCTCTCAAGATCCTTCGAGGCCCGACGGATCCAGACATGCCTTGGCCGGGATTTCTGCTGGGCCAGACACCTGCTTCTATTTG GTACTGGTGTGCAGATCAAGTCATTGTGCAGCGGGTTCTAGCAGCAAAGAATATTGCCCATGCCAAAGGTTCTACTATCATGGCCGGCTTCCTGAAAATCCTGCCTATGTTCATCATTGTCATCCCAG GGATGATTTCCAGGATCTTGTTCGCTGATGAGTTGATGTGTATAAGTCCTGAGCACTGCATGGAAGTGTGCAATTCCCCAGCTGGCTGCAGCAACGTGGCTTACCCCCGGCTCGTAATGTCAGTGCTGCCTGTTGGTCTGCGTGGCCTGATGATGGCCGTCATGATCGCAGCCCTAATGAGCGACTTGGACTCCATCTTCAACTCAGCGAGCACCATATTCACGTTGGACATTTACAAAATGCTACGAAAGCAGGTGTCCTCCAAGGAGCTGGTCATGGTCGGCAGactatttgttgttttcatggtGATTATAAGCATTGCCTGGGTGCCGGTCATCATCACGATGCAGGGAGGCCAGATGTTCTACTACATCCAAGAAGTATCAGATTACTTGACACCACCCATAGCGGCGCTCTTCTTGCTTGGTGTGTTGTGGAATCGCTGCAATGAGACGGGGGCCTTTTGGGGCGGGATGGTAGGGTTTGTACTTGGAGCACTGCGTCTGATTTTGGCCTTTGTTTACCATAAGCCACACTGCAACCAGCCTGATGAGCGGCCATCGTTCATCAAAGATGTCCACTTCATGTATGTGGCAACCATCTTATTTTGGGTGTCAGCTCTAGTGACTGTTGTTGTGAGTCTCTGCACCCCTCCAcccaaaaaagaacaaataggAACCACTACTCTGTGGGGTCTGAACAAGAGGAGGAGGCTAAAAGtgcaagaaaaacagaaagctgGTGCTGCCACTCTGCAGCTTCTAAAGCTGAAAGGAACGAGTGTGGTGGATGAAGAAAAGAGTCAACACCACCCAAACAAGCTCAATGGCATTGAGGCCAGTCATGAAATTGCCCGACTAAGCCAATCACATATGGTCATAGCCAATGTCATAGAAAGCAATCATTCAATCCAGAATGGATGCCACACACTGATTTCTGAGCCTAAAACAGTAGAGGAGGGTGAAGGGAAAGGAgtgagagatgaagagaagaaGGACGGCTGCTTTGGTGGGGGAGGAGTAAAGAGGGTCTTAGATTGTCTCTGTGGCTTCCAGGAGAAACTGACCGAAGCTCCGGTTGTTGCAGTTCAAGAACAGGAGAAGACTTTAGATGAGCTCCTTTATGAACCTCCACGAACCAGGATCATCCTGAACACAGGACTGGTGGTGATTTGTTCTATTGGGATCTTTCTCTTCATCTATTTCTCCCTATAG